In the genome of Verrucomicrobiota bacterium, the window CTCAGACAGTTCCCGGTAAAGCGGCTTCCAGTTGTCTGGAGTTTCGTTTTTCCACTTGGCTGCGAGAACGAGTTGCTGGTCCTCGAAGGAGACGCGCACGTCCTCCTTGGTCACTCCTGGGAGGGCGACCCCTACCTCGTAAGCCCCTTCGCTCTCGCGGACGGTGTAGTGCGGCCGGCGAGTGGCGCGGGGGGCGGTCGATGGGGCAGGAGTGGGGTCGCAGACGGATTGGGTCGTGACGAGTTGTTCTTGGTTTTGGTTCATGGTGATCGATTTCTAAGTAGAGGGTGAGTTAGCTGATTTGGATTTGTCTTGGCTTGGCTTCTTCTGTTTTGGGCAGGGTGACGGTCAGGATTCCGTTTTCGAGTTGGGCTTTGATTTCCCCGGTCGGATTCACTCCGGGGAGAGCCACGGTGCGGCGGTGGCGCACTTCGCGTTTGGCATTCTCCTGGCCCGTCTTGCCTGCGTAAGCGATGGCGAGCTTTTCGTCTTCAAGCTGAAGATCGATTTGGTCCTTTTTGGCTCCCGGCACCTCCACGCGGACGTGGAAGGAGTGGTCGTCTTCGTAAACGTTCGTCGCCAAAAGCGCGCGGCTGTTGACAGGAGGATTGGTGAAGCCAAGCTCGGGAAAGCTGCGACCAAAAAAACGGTCGAGCGAAGCGAAGCTGTTTAGGGGATAAGAGTAGTTTCTGAGGAAGGTCATGGTTTTTTCTTAGTGGTTGGTTTGGAATGAAATTCGACTGTTTTTAGCCGATGCCATTCTAGCTGCAAAAGACATACCGAGGA includes:
- a CDS encoding Hsp20/alpha crystallin family protein, yielding MNQNQEQLVTTQSVCDPTPAPSTAPRATRRPHYTVRESEGAYEVGVALPGVTKEDVRVSFEDQQLVLAAKWKNETPDNWKPLYRELSEADYRLVLDIQFEVDAEGISARMEEGILSLRLPLAESAKPKTIAIH
- a CDS encoding Hsp20/alpha crystallin family protein, with the protein product MTFLRNYSYPLNSFASLDRFFGRSFPELGFTNPPVNSRALLATNVYEDDHSFHVRVEVPGAKKDQIDLQLEDEKLAIAYAGKTGQENAKREVRHRRTVALPGVNPTGEIKAQLENGILTVTLPKTEEAKPRQIQIS